One region of Catenuloplanes indicus genomic DNA includes:
- the brxD gene encoding BREX system ATP-binding protein BrxD — MTSASPLRRREVIDALRRGAVPSAGLDLLAVGLDRFHRAIDEDLEAVAANGSVFKAVRGEYGSGKTFFVRWIAERAKRVNLATAEVQISENETPLHKLETVYRRLTERLTTTTFPPSALRPVVDGWFYALEEDVLAAGDVDPDDAAALDRAVSVLLDQRLAEVSRSAPAFAAALRGYRTAGLSGDAATADAVLAWLGGQPHVAAAARRVAGVKGNLDHFAALSFLQGLLAVLRDSGHPGLLLVLDEVETLQRVRSDARDKALNALRQLIDEVYSGRFPGLYLIITGTPAFYDGQQGVQRLAPLAQRLAVDFDTDPRFDNPRAVQIRLPGFTIDSLVELGGRVRDLYADGSSAAERVRDLIDDTYLDQLARAVAGGLGGKVGIVPRLYLKKLVSDVLDRVDQFSDFDPRRHYAPTMTTAEMTDVERNAASADEIALDL, encoded by the coding sequence GTGACCAGTGCCAGCCCGCTGCGACGACGCGAAGTCATCGACGCCCTGCGCCGCGGCGCCGTACCCTCGGCAGGTCTCGACCTCCTCGCCGTCGGTCTCGACCGGTTCCACCGCGCCATCGACGAAGACCTGGAAGCGGTCGCCGCCAACGGTTCGGTCTTCAAAGCCGTCCGCGGTGAGTACGGCTCCGGCAAGACGTTCTTCGTACGCTGGATCGCCGAGCGGGCCAAACGCGTCAACCTCGCCACGGCCGAGGTGCAGATCTCGGAGAACGAGACACCGCTGCACAAGTTGGAAACGGTCTATCGCAGGCTCACCGAGCGGCTCACCACCACGACGTTCCCGCCCAGCGCGTTACGCCCGGTCGTCGACGGCTGGTTCTACGCCCTGGAAGAGGACGTGCTGGCCGCCGGCGATGTCGACCCCGACGACGCGGCAGCCCTCGACCGCGCGGTCAGCGTCCTCCTGGATCAGCGTCTCGCCGAGGTCAGCCGCAGCGCCCCCGCCTTCGCTGCCGCCCTCCGCGGCTACCGGACCGCCGGCCTGTCCGGCGACGCCGCGACCGCCGACGCCGTCCTGGCCTGGTTGGGCGGCCAACCGCACGTGGCAGCCGCCGCGCGACGGGTGGCTGGTGTCAAAGGCAACCTCGATCATTTCGCCGCACTGAGTTTCCTGCAGGGACTTCTCGCGGTGCTGCGCGACAGCGGCCATCCCGGCCTGCTGCTCGTGCTCGACGAGGTGGAGACACTGCAGCGGGTCCGTTCCGACGCCCGCGACAAGGCCCTGAACGCGCTACGGCAACTGATCGACGAGGTCTACTCCGGCCGTTTCCCCGGCCTGTACCTGATCATCACCGGCACACCCGCCTTCTACGACGGGCAACAGGGAGTGCAACGCCTGGCACCCCTGGCACAGCGCCTCGCCGTCGACTTCGACACCGACCCTCGGTTCGACAACCCGCGCGCCGTGCAGATCCGGTTACCGGGCTTCACCATCGACTCCCTGGTCGAGTTGGGCGGCCGGGTCCGGGACCTCTACGCCGACGGATCATCCGCAGCCGAGCGGGTTCGGGATCTCATCGACGACACGTACCTCGATCAGCTCGCGCGGGCCGTGGCCGGCGGACTCGGTGGCAAGGTCGGCATCGTGCCCCGCCTCTACCTCAAGAAGCTCGTCAGTGACGTTCTGGACCGGGTCGATCAGTTCTCCGACTTCGACCCGCGTCGGCACTACGCGCCCACGATGACCACTGCCGAGATGACCGACGTAGAGCGCAACGCCGCCAGCGCCGACGAGATCGCCCTAGACCTGTGA
- the pglZ gene encoding BREX-2 system phosphatase PglZ has protein sequence MTQASTSARALRVNPIALRQKVAQQLERHRNGNAYPVILLRAEPVWPHDPTISLPDGRTARVVACGSPLAIWDQLVTDRPDEVLVLLTDLAEAALGDGVRSRVFRHRVITMEPWDLVVEAFGARQPDSALEQEAWAGEALVDAMPPAGWPKLTTPVLTRDVALRHLAAVRLGLDRRGAGPDDLDVDALLRWSSEPGAVEAFGLLRAAEREGLKQWLTGQYGRPARALFALVDAGHGDDALPLGLVCHAVWQARGNEAIRARGRIDQYFGKLDDDATVTGFADAVVQVVRGMLSAPESEVRRDGHAVLDRAEELLLQFGAVSSAAASPILRTGFTRRISTAATTLLAALDKPGDPALDAAVSSLADHDLATAEVERVRRIQMAQRLVRWLGETVPPPASVADGVDRQIADWGWVDVAVDHVWAGDDVHPELQAAFREIYERARQRRRGLDESFAGRLQAWATAGPGNDGGLLTVENLLPRVVEPLLRANRRVLLVVLDGMSAAVAIQLADELSQHWVEYDPLAGSGTSRRRGVVAALPTLTAVSRTSLFAGALRSGSQDNEKRFIADGRWGKDAKVFHKGPARGGAGEVFAGDLADAVADSGNLVAVVINTVDESLAHGREGSEAGWQIGDVGFLRSLLDLARSSGRAVVITSDHGHVLERGGDHVRAADAASARHRTGLGPAGPGEVELTGPRVVAPDNRIIALWDPRLRYRPSKAGYHGGASLAEVTIPLLAFLLPHVTDVPAGWSAVEVRSPDWWQQATPSPTAAPELPSATPKSRRKPPVTPAAGETLFDIPQDTPTTTPPTADANLVEQLKDSELFAAQHALTPRRLDIKKVEAALRALVEAKGVLPAAVLAERAGEIPARATGFVSTLQRVFNVDNYPVLTLIDDGRTVRLDIRLLREQFRLSGERS, from the coding sequence GTGACTCAGGCATCCACGTCGGCTCGGGCGCTGCGGGTCAATCCGATCGCCCTGCGGCAGAAGGTCGCCCAGCAACTCGAACGGCACCGTAACGGCAACGCGTACCCGGTGATCCTGCTGCGCGCCGAGCCGGTCTGGCCGCACGACCCGACGATCTCGCTGCCCGACGGGCGAACCGCCCGCGTCGTGGCGTGCGGATCCCCGCTGGCGATCTGGGACCAACTGGTCACCGACCGGCCGGATGAGGTGCTGGTGCTGCTTACCGATCTCGCCGAGGCCGCTCTCGGTGATGGTGTCCGCAGCCGCGTCTTCCGTCATCGAGTCATCACCATGGAACCCTGGGACCTGGTGGTGGAGGCTTTCGGTGCCCGGCAACCGGACAGCGCTCTGGAGCAGGAGGCGTGGGCCGGCGAAGCGCTTGTAGATGCGATGCCGCCGGCGGGCTGGCCGAAGCTGACCACGCCGGTGCTGACCCGCGACGTCGCTTTGCGGCACCTCGCCGCCGTACGCCTCGGCTTGGACCGGCGCGGCGCCGGGCCGGACGATCTCGACGTCGATGCCCTGTTGCGGTGGAGTTCCGAGCCCGGAGCGGTCGAAGCGTTCGGGCTGCTGCGAGCCGCTGAACGAGAAGGCCTCAAACAGTGGCTGACCGGTCAGTACGGTCGGCCCGCGCGAGCGTTGTTCGCGCTCGTCGACGCTGGTCACGGCGACGACGCCTTGCCGCTGGGGCTGGTCTGTCACGCGGTCTGGCAGGCCCGTGGCAATGAGGCCATCCGGGCCCGGGGACGTATCGATCAGTACTTCGGCAAACTGGACGACGACGCGACCGTTACCGGTTTCGCCGACGCCGTCGTTCAGGTGGTCCGCGGGATGTTGTCCGCGCCGGAGTCGGAGGTCCGGCGGGACGGGCACGCTGTGCTGGATCGTGCCGAAGAGCTGCTCCTCCAGTTCGGTGCGGTCTCCAGTGCGGCCGCCAGCCCGATCCTTCGGACCGGATTCACCCGCAGGATCAGCACCGCCGCCACCACGCTGCTGGCCGCCCTCGACAAACCGGGCGACCCGGCACTCGACGCGGCGGTCAGTAGCCTGGCCGACCATGACCTGGCCACCGCCGAGGTTGAACGTGTCCGCCGGATTCAGATGGCCCAGCGACTGGTCCGCTGGCTCGGCGAAACGGTCCCACCGCCGGCCAGCGTCGCCGACGGCGTGGACCGGCAGATCGCCGATTGGGGCTGGGTGGATGTGGCGGTCGACCACGTCTGGGCCGGCGACGACGTGCATCCCGAACTGCAGGCGGCTTTCCGCGAAATCTACGAGCGGGCCCGGCAACGGCGGCGCGGCCTGGACGAGTCATTCGCGGGCCGGCTACAGGCATGGGCCACAGCCGGGCCTGGCAACGACGGCGGGCTGCTGACCGTCGAGAACCTGCTCCCGCGTGTCGTCGAGCCTCTGCTGCGGGCGAATCGGCGGGTGCTTCTCGTCGTACTCGACGGGATGAGTGCGGCCGTCGCCATCCAGTTGGCCGATGAGCTGTCGCAGCACTGGGTGGAATACGATCCGCTCGCCGGGTCGGGGACCTCGCGGCGGCGCGGTGTCGTCGCCGCTCTGCCCACCCTGACCGCGGTCTCTCGAACGTCGCTGTTCGCCGGTGCTCTGCGCAGCGGCAGCCAGGACAACGAGAAGCGTTTCATCGCCGACGGTCGCTGGGGCAAGGACGCCAAGGTCTTCCACAAAGGGCCGGCGCGCGGCGGTGCTGGTGAAGTTTTCGCCGGTGACCTGGCCGACGCGGTGGCAGACTCGGGCAACCTGGTGGCCGTCGTGATCAACACGGTCGACGAGTCGCTCGCCCACGGCCGGGAGGGCAGCGAGGCCGGTTGGCAGATCGGCGACGTCGGGTTCCTGCGCAGCCTGCTCGACCTCGCTCGGTCGTCCGGCCGGGCCGTCGTCATCACCAGCGACCACGGGCACGTCTTGGAACGTGGCGGTGACCATGTGCGGGCAGCCGACGCCGCCTCCGCCCGGCATCGGACCGGTCTAGGCCCCGCCGGCCCGGGAGAGGTGGAGCTGACCGGGCCGCGGGTCGTCGCCCCGGACAACCGGATTATCGCGCTGTGGGATCCGCGGCTGCGCTACCGGCCCAGCAAGGCCGGTTACCACGGCGGAGCGTCATTGGCCGAGGTCACCATCCCACTGCTGGCCTTCCTCCTGCCGCACGTGACCGACGTACCGGCGGGCTGGTCAGCGGTCGAGGTGCGCAGCCCGGATTGGTGGCAGCAGGCCACACCTTCGCCGACAGCGGCACCGGAGCTCCCCTCCGCCACACCCAAGTCACGCCGCAAGCCGCCGGTCACGCCCGCTGCCGGCGAGACGTTGTTCGACATCCCCCAGGACACGCCGACAACGACACCGCCAACAGCCGACGCCAACCTCGTCGAGCAATTGAAGGACAGCGAACTGTTCGCGGCACAGCACGCCCTCACCCCGCGTCGCCTCGACATCAAGAAGGTCGAAGCGGCGCTGCGCGCCCTGGTGGAGGCCAAAGGCGTGCTGCCGGCGGCCGTCCTCGCCGAACGCGCCGGTGAGATCCCCGCACGTGCGACCGGTTTCGTCTCCACGTTGCAGCGCGTCTTCAATGTGGACAACTACCCGGTGCTGACCCTGATCGACGACGGGCGCACCGTACGGCTGGACATCCGCCTGCTGCGCGAGCAGTTCCGGCTCTCTGGGGAGCGCTCGTGA
- the pglY gene encoding BREX-2 system ATPase PglY: MSQPSAMPLLREVIDIPERTSTSDFVLQLADSVADSGATLKEYVVTDRLLGNFDEALGLIRSAIEGHASKAAYLHGSFGSGKSHFMAVLHALLRGDQAARGRDEFAPLLNKHSAWLDGRRFLLIPYHLLDARSLEQRVLGGYVDTVRALHPDKPIPAVHRTDALLEQATDLRRRIGDAQFIDGLPGGDTEDEWGETEKFWTGELLDQAFGGAYADELRRKLVNDLLTTWNKGFFSNAREDAEAFVSLDRGLTEISRHAKEELGYDGLILFLDELILWLANSIGDQQFVSREIQKITNFVEGGNTRRPIPIISFIARQRDLRELVGEEVTGANELSYQDTLNLASGRFDVIQLEDRNLPEIARKRVLKPLTDEAGVAISRAFDATTKVRREVFDTLLGTDSASGADIDAFRKTYPFSPAFLSTLVHVSSALQRSRTALKLMRQLLVDRRDTLRLGQLVPLGDLYDVISSGGDQPFTEKLKAEFEMAQKLYALKMRPYLLGQYGLTDDDLDAARRGATLPPDVAGRVRAFTGDDRLIKTLLLASLAPSVPALRNLTARRLSALNHGSITSPIPGGEVAQVSRKLGDWAGEFPEIRISEGDDPVVSLELVGVDVGSVLSTAKHYDNEGARKHIVQRMLWQQLGVTWNDSFFAEAGLTWRGSRRTIELVYGNVRDANDIRDESFHPDSPSNWRIIIDYPFDDGSHGPADDRNRVQELLSRTTARTVCWIPAALTVERLNELGKLVIIDKLLEGQRFDSHAEHLNPDDRRRAHAALTNQRSALLTKMQNVLRQAYGLASKLPTDVRIGFDDHLQPLTRVLEPKLPIGAAFADALRSLGDQMLTQQYPAHPDFDPDRKGDLVKAADVKTVLDYVRRAVESTEGRVEVERPHRQIMRRIANPLELGTMHEAAFVIESRWAQHFQQKAASEGIDGEIRVGDLLRWIDDPNPRGLDPIVAQLVVATFAEQSDRAFFLHGGEVSPPPEPGRINTDYALREQRLPSPEDWEEAQSRAMAIFGFRTYALRRGRLMTIFGRDLARQAAQHRAAADDLVARLEQHAKWLEIDLESGPGRLATARAASELLTALDEGLPVVEIIERLARADLGGPADRTGRSVKSAAQVASALAGAPWDTFEIIAGLPEPHAFEATSIIAEIRAAARADELTTPLAPVLGRARSAATELLRRATRKPPTPPVVNPPIIVPPKPGGGDDVPPAGRITVRAASVDEAVEQVRAFAAKHDSGAIEVTWRIVP, encoded by the coding sequence ATGTCACAGCCCAGCGCCATGCCGCTGCTCCGTGAGGTCATCGATATCCCGGAGCGGACGAGCACCAGCGACTTCGTGCTCCAGCTCGCCGACAGCGTCGCCGACTCCGGTGCCACGCTCAAGGAGTATGTGGTCACCGACCGGCTACTGGGCAACTTCGACGAGGCGCTCGGGCTGATCCGGTCGGCGATTGAGGGGCACGCTTCCAAGGCCGCCTACCTGCACGGCTCGTTTGGTTCGGGTAAGTCGCATTTCATGGCGGTCCTGCACGCACTGTTGCGCGGTGACCAGGCGGCGCGAGGCCGGGACGAGTTCGCGCCGCTGCTGAACAAGCACAGTGCCTGGCTTGACGGGCGCAGGTTCCTGCTCATCCCGTACCACCTGCTTGATGCTCGTTCGTTGGAGCAGCGGGTTCTCGGTGGCTACGTCGACACGGTGCGGGCGCTGCACCCGGACAAGCCGATTCCGGCGGTGCACCGCACCGACGCGCTTCTGGAGCAAGCTACCGACCTGCGCCGGCGGATCGGCGACGCGCAGTTCATCGACGGGCTGCCGGGCGGCGACACCGAGGACGAGTGGGGCGAGACCGAGAAGTTCTGGACCGGTGAGTTGCTGGATCAGGCGTTCGGCGGGGCGTACGCCGACGAGTTGCGCCGCAAGCTGGTCAACGACCTGCTGACCACGTGGAACAAGGGCTTCTTCAGCAACGCCCGCGAGGACGCCGAGGCGTTCGTCTCGCTGGACCGCGGCCTGACCGAGATCAGCCGGCACGCCAAGGAGGAGCTCGGGTACGACGGGCTGATCCTCTTCCTGGACGAGCTGATTCTGTGGCTGGCCAACTCGATCGGCGACCAGCAGTTCGTCTCTCGCGAGATCCAGAAGATCACCAACTTCGTCGAGGGCGGCAACACCCGCCGGCCGATTCCCATCATCAGCTTCATCGCCCGGCAGCGTGACCTGCGCGAACTCGTCGGCGAGGAGGTGACCGGCGCCAACGAGCTGAGCTACCAGGACACCCTCAACCTGGCCAGCGGTCGCTTCGACGTGATCCAACTGGAGGACCGCAACCTTCCGGAGATCGCCAGGAAGCGGGTCCTCAAACCCCTGACCGACGAGGCCGGCGTCGCGATCTCTCGTGCGTTCGACGCCACCACCAAGGTTCGCCGGGAAGTCTTCGACACACTGCTCGGCACGGACTCGGCCAGCGGGGCCGACATTGATGCCTTCCGGAAGACGTACCCGTTCAGCCCGGCCTTTCTGTCCACGCTGGTCCACGTCTCCAGTGCGCTTCAGCGTTCCCGCACCGCCCTGAAACTGATGCGCCAACTGTTGGTCGACCGCCGGGACACGCTGCGCCTCGGCCAACTGGTGCCGCTCGGCGATCTCTACGACGTGATCAGCAGCGGCGGTGACCAGCCGTTCACCGAGAAGCTCAAGGCCGAGTTCGAGATGGCCCAGAAGCTGTACGCGCTCAAGATGCGCCCGTACCTGCTCGGGCAGTACGGCCTGACCGACGACGACCTGGACGCGGCCCGCCGCGGTGCCACCCTCCCGCCCGACGTGGCTGGCCGGGTGCGGGCGTTTACGGGCGACGACCGGCTCATCAAGACGCTGCTGCTGGCCTCGCTGGCGCCGAGCGTGCCAGCACTGCGGAACCTGACGGCCCGGCGGCTGTCGGCACTGAACCACGGCAGCATCACCAGCCCCATTCCCGGCGGTGAGGTCGCCCAGGTTTCTCGCAAGCTCGGCGACTGGGCCGGCGAGTTCCCCGAGATCCGGATCAGTGAGGGTGACGACCCGGTCGTCTCGCTGGAGCTGGTCGGCGTGGACGTGGGCAGCGTGCTGTCCACCGCCAAGCACTACGACAACGAGGGCGCCCGCAAACACATCGTCCAGCGGATGTTGTGGCAGCAGCTCGGCGTGACCTGGAACGACTCGTTTTTCGCCGAGGCCGGTCTGACCTGGCGCGGCAGCCGCCGGACCATCGAGCTGGTGTACGGCAACGTGCGCGACGCGAACGACATCCGCGACGAGTCGTTCCACCCCGACAGCCCGTCCAACTGGCGGATCATCATCGACTACCCGTTCGACGACGGCAGCCACGGCCCCGCCGACGACCGGAACCGTGTGCAGGAGCTGCTCAGCAGGACGACCGCACGGACGGTGTGCTGGATTCCGGCCGCGCTGACCGTGGAGCGCCTCAACGAGCTGGGCAAGCTTGTGATCATCGACAAGCTGCTCGAAGGTCAGCGCTTCGACAGTCACGCCGAGCACCTCAACCCCGACGACCGGCGTCGTGCCCACGCCGCTCTGACCAATCAGCGCAGCGCGCTGCTGACCAAGATGCAGAACGTGCTGCGCCAGGCGTACGGCTTGGCCTCGAAGCTGCCGACCGACGTTCGGATCGGGTTCGACGACCATTTGCAGCCACTCACCCGGGTCTTGGAGCCGAAGTTGCCGATCGGGGCGGCGTTCGCTGATGCGCTGCGCAGCCTGGGCGACCAGATGCTGACCCAGCAGTACCCGGCTCACCCGGACTTCGACCCCGACCGCAAGGGCGACCTGGTCAAGGCGGCCGACGTCAAGACGGTCCTCGACTACGTCCGCCGGGCGGTCGAATCCACCGAGGGTCGGGTCGAGGTGGAGAGGCCGCACCGGCAGATCATGCGCCGCATCGCGAACCCTCTTGAGTTGGGCACCATGCACGAGGCGGCGTTCGTCATCGAGAGCCGCTGGGCGCAGCATTTCCAGCAGAAGGCCGCCAGCGAGGGCATCGACGGTGAGATCCGGGTCGGTGACCTGCTGCGGTGGATCGACGATCCGAACCCGCGCGGCCTCGACCCGATCGTGGCCCAGCTCGTGGTGGCGACGTTCGCCGAGCAGAGCGACCGGGCGTTCTTCCTGCACGGCGGCGAGGTGAGCCCACCACCGGAACCCGGGCGGATCAACACCGACTATGCGTTGCGGGAGCAGCGGCTGCCCAGCCCGGAGGACTGGGAGGAAGCCCAGAGCCGTGCCATGGCGATCTTCGGGTTCCGAACGTACGCGCTGCGGCGGGGCCGCCTGATGACGATCTTCGGGCGGGACCTCGCCCGGCAGGCCGCCCAGCACCGTGCCGCCGCGGACGACCTTGTCGCCCGTCTCGAACAGCATGCGAAGTGGCTGGAGATCGACCTGGAGTCCGGCCCCGGCCGGCTGGCGACCGCCCGTGCCGCATCCGAGCTGCTCACCGCACTGGACGAAGGGCTACCGGTGGTGGAGATCATCGAGCGGCTGGCCCGTGCCGACCTCGGCGGCCCGGCCGATCGCACCGGGCGCAGTGTCAAGAGCGCGGCTCAGGTGGCTTCGGCACTGGCCGGTGCGCCGTGGGACACCTTCGAGATCATCGCCGGGTTGCCGGAACCACACGCCTTCGAGGCCACGTCGATCATCGCGGAGATACGCGCTGCGGCCCGTGCCGACGAGCTGACGACCCCGTTGGCACCCGTCCTGGGTCGTGCGCGAAGTGCCGCCACCGAACTGTTGCGCCGTGCAACCCGCAAACCGCCGACACCGCCCGTCGTCAACCCGCCGATCATCGTTCCTCCGAAGCCGGGCGGCGGGGATGATGTTCCGCCTGCCGGGCGCATCACCGTGAGGGCTGCATCCGTGGACGAGGCCGTCGAGCAGGTGCGTGCCTTCGCCGCCAAGCACGACAGCGGCGCCATCGAGGTGACGTGGAGAATTGTGCCGTGA